ATCACATAAAATGGTAGGGCACATACAATcctcccaacacacacacatacacacacgcgcacacacacacgcacacccacaaaCTCCGACACCTTCTGCAGAGAcccaaaaaatttgaataccatgaaaaagttgatttattttcataattccatgaaaaaaagttaatctATAGATTCAGGGCGCACAATTTATAGTAAATAATCATGCATTTTAATCAGgaatttaaaaattcaaatactatgaaaaaaaaatcacaatttacttctcagtttttgcactgatggtgtagtggtacacacgcctgactttggtacaggcagcgtgggattgttTCCCGCCCAATGATGGTATTGATACTTgatggatattatattattataatgataatagtagtagtggaggctaaactcaggacagaagtaagtatctgcgagcaacagtatggtttcatgccttgaaaaagagtaccacagatgcattatttgccctgaggatgctcgtggaaaagtacagagaaggtcagaaggagttacattgtgtctttgtagacttagagaaagtctatgacaaagtaccaagagaggaactgtggtactgcatccgcaagtctggtgtgggggagaaatatgttagaatagtacaggacatgtaggtatcacgacccatcgagacggagggaggacccaaatgcaggactcaggagacgcagaggtaattcgggaaaaacatttcttgttccaaggtcggggatcaggcagacagtcaggtgcagcagcggtagtcaggatgtcgggtgtagagagcagatctgcaggcaggcaggggtcggtacacgggagatcgatcaaagataACAGGAATGTCAAAagcgtcaggcttacggggtcggtcggagaacaggcggaggtcggtacacacgggttcacaatcagagatacgggagtgcaggaatggggcatgaattgcaatgatctggcgaaggaccagtcgtccccagggtcctatatataccgggttcaatcagtcatgatgaggcgcaggtgtgcgcctcctgattagctggccactcccagcccgggctggaaggcAGGGGCATGACCGTagggggcagcagaacagcggtgaggtgtgccattgttgtgtcagaagaatttaaggttgatgtaggactgcatcagggatcagcgctgaaccccttcctgtttgtggtactaatcgataggctgacagatgaggttagactggaatccccttggactatgatgttcgcagataatagtgtgatctgcagtgaaagcagggagcaggcggaggaacaaacAAGAGttagcagacttagatggtttggacattttcagagacgagagagtgagtatattcgtagaagggtgctgagtagggatcgcaaaaaaacacttactttcataatcggttttaaccgaacacctgtagcaaaaaaaagattaaccggttttaaaattgGTACCATtgggtgtttacataattcacccgcgggacgtcgagttggggtgcggggttccgcacggactgtttttgttgttgctcttccggtgtgacgagttcacagagttcccgccgttatgcgagtagtgttttgatgtttgccaataaaacaagttttgttcctgtgtctgacgcctccgactccttttctccagcGCTACACTATCGATGTTCTTTTGAGTTCAACTTTATTCGAacagcaaaacttgaaaaaagtggaaatgatattgaaaaaatagcgcaatgtggaatacTGGAACcagaagaaattattggaaattttaaccgatttcgaaagtcccaTTACGGTTTCAGTTTTAAAcaatcgaaaaccggttataaccgattaattgtaaccgtttgcgatccctagtagtgaggatggagctgccaggcaaaagaggaagaccaaagcaaaggttgatggatgttgtgagggaggacatgaggacagtgggtgttagagaagaagatacaCAAggtaggcttaaatggaaaaagatgacacgctgtggcgacccctaacgagacaagctaaaaggaaaagaagaagattgatactgtgactgactggcaaccagttcagggtataccctgcctcctgcctgttgatagctgggttggTTCCAGCTTTCCCATGACCCCCTTctgtagaaaaatgaaaaaaatcaatcaaatgaaaatattcatcAATACTTGGGAATTCCTTTTCTTTAATCACTGCTTTGATGTGCCGTGGTGTTGAAGTAATCGGGCTGTAACATTTCCTTGGAGTTATGGAAGACCAGATTTCCTTGATGTCTACTGTtagttcttctttgtttttgggtcTGGTGACCCTCATTTTCCTATTGGTAATACCTCTTTGATTTCCAGTGGGCTTCAGATCTAGTGAGTTAGCTGGCTAGTCAACTATTGTGATGGCATAGGCATCAAACCAGGTTTTGGTACTGGATGATGAAATCTGCATTTGTAAAAATCTGCATCTGCAGAAGAATTTATGAAGTCCGCTAACATTTTGGCAGACTGTTGCAGTGACCTTGGATTTAAGAAAGCAGAGTTTACCAACACCTGCACTGGACATTGCAACCCAAATCATTACTATCTGTGGATAGTTCACAAAGAACCTCAAGCAATTTGGGTTCTGTTCTTCACCCATCTTCCCCCAAACCCTTGCCTGAAAGGTACACTTTACCTTTCTCGGAAAATAGGACCTTGGCCAACAGTCCagtccttcttctccttggcCCAGTTGAGACACTTCTTACGTTGGCTCAAACTCAGATTTGACTTCACTCAAGGAACCTGACAGTTCTTGTAGCCCATCTCTAAGTTGTGTCTCTTATGTGGTGGTTTTTGAAGCAGTGACTCCCGCCTCATTCTACTCAGTCCAGATTTCTGCTAGATTCTTAAATCTTCTGTTTGATAATCTACTGAAGGCCACGGCCATCCTTTTTAGTTGTgcatcttttcctgtcatatatatatatgatatatattgtCATCCTTCTGCTGGACTTTCCAATGATCTGCTGGACACACGACTCTGTGAACAGCCAGCCTCCTGAGGTATGagttttcttgtcttttccaTCCAATGGAGGCTATCAATGATGGTCTCCTGGTCAGACATCAATTCTGCATTCTTCCCCATatccatccaaacattttctgagccacttatcctcacaaggctcgctgGAGTGACAgatccaatcccagctgtcattgagtAGGAAGgttttacaccctgaactggttgcgagtcagtcgcagggcaaaagagacagacaacagtgagaTGGGGAATTTAGAGACTCcagtttttgcatttgtttgggatgtgggaggaaactagaaaatgtatggatggatgattatttgctgaaaacaataaagttcatcagtatgaatattaaatatctcgtctttgtcatgtattcaattaaatataggatCTTGCATGCAGccaaaaccacctccccacccaatCTGCCTCCGCAGCAGCGACTGACGtcgcccccccaactattattttttaatagctctatacacacttacctgtcatttagaacccacaaagctctcgttctttgcacctgtCGTGTCATCACCATACAAAttagatattataatgaaaagtacatataacattattcagttcaatgtctatacgaaaaaataaatatgagcatcatccatgcgcaaagttgaggaagttttatttgacatccaagtggtcggcatattggctgcatcttctgtccgtgaggtcacactgggacattcggcattgaaaacatgctgtgccacctactatgggaaacGAACGCCCCTTCTcctttcaaagaagagaacatctcacaatcgattgaagtgaccggggcaatattactctattgtttcgaaccatatttagatgatatgcatggggccaaaccacctccgtgCCCGATCCACGTCCGcgcggcagtgataaaaacaatgccacCCGCGAGTGATGACAATGCCACCGCCAAATCGCCTCCCAGTCTGATCCAACATCCATGCGGCGATGATAAaaacgccgcccgcgagcaacgacgactcgcggccaaaccgcctccgcgtccgatccacctctgcagcccagtgccgcgatgagccaccccagcggCGCAGCATCCACCGATCACGGCTTGGAccagggtggcacatcgacacatattagcacccctgatttacggattacttccctcccaactattatttttttttagaagctgtatacacacctacctgtcatttggaacccacgaagctctcgtcctttgcacgagtgtaatccatttttcatgatgaagcaggtcttttggaaaagactGAAGAGCGAATctatcctcctgagtgttcaagcaatatccagcaatacaacgagccggcattttggttaacacgaaggaacaacgagctaccttctaaCATGTAAAACTAGTGTAAACAGACGAAACCGCTTGAGTGCACTGCCcggtacgtcacttcctgcttcttcttgaaaacaaatccctcgagaggattttcatggcgggagttgcaaaaagcaatatacgtcaaaatcatgttttgggggaaaaacagatgggtccatactggcttccatttatttatttttattaataacatactaaaaatcatgcatttcatgacagtgactTGACATGACTTCAAAGTGATTTGGTTAATTATGAACAGAGCCACTATCACCAGTTAGGTTACTCACAGTTGTGTTAGCACATTAGCTTATTTTTCTCACCTCCCCTTTTGAAAAGAATATGTAagtattttttgtgttgtttaagTGGTGGAatggtgggtgactggttagcacatatgccttacagttgtgaggacctgggttctaATCCCagcaccacctgtgtggaggtgGCACATTCTCTCCATACCTGTGTGGGCTTACTCCGGCTagtccagttttctcccacattccagaaagatgtggtaggttgattgaagatgaAATTGCCTGTACTTGTGAACGTTactgggaatggttgtttggctggagaccagttcaggctttATTCCGCTTCTCGCCCGGAGATagttggtataggctccagcatggccgGGATCCCAGTCAGGataagcaatacagaaaatggattgatggaacaaAACTTGGAACAAGGGTGTGCAGACTTATCAAATTCACTCTAATTTCCCTATGAAGAGTAGCCTAGTAGTTTTTTAAAGTCCCAGATAATTTCCATCAATTCCATTACATTCCCCTTTTATTCTCAGTaattttgcaaattattgtGAATGTCCAATGAAACTTCCACACTTTTCAATTCCCAGAATTTTGCTAGCCTTGAGGCTAATTCTACTTCAGCACACAGGATGCGGTTTAGCTGTGATGgaaaacaaacacagacaaatgGCAACAGCATGTGACTAATATGTTGTCCTTGCTCACTAGTTTGTAAcacgtcagaaaaaaaaaaaacgatcccgTGCACTTATTGTATTCTTTTTCTAAGTTAGCTCCAGCAATGCTAAAgaacttgaaaaataaatattttccacaTAAAGTCACTGCATGTAATTACCATGCAATCATTACGTATAGGTGCTGCCTTGACATGTTGCCTGTATCAGCACGAGCTTTCCATCAAGTAAGCTTAAAAGCAATAGTTAGCTCTGATggaccaccatttttttttaattctgcacTCTTCTTCGGTGTGGGGGCCAACAAATTAACAGGCTACTTTTgctcaatctaaaaaaaaaagtaataaaaaaatagatttattttctCTAAGTATTTCAAGATGAGGGGGAAGTTATCATGTACAATATGTCAATATAATTTaacattgacaaaaaacatcaacaaacagcatgtccttttttttataCCTTTGTAGAAAGTAAAATGAAATCCTACACTTGCACCAGCAAAGGACTTTTCCAGCAATATTTACATGGGCCAAGTTGGACTACCAATTGGATTCATTCCTATAATTTCTCCCTTATAAATGATTTAGTCCACCCCAAAATGGAAAGCAATGCATTAATAGCCATTTTTTCTATGTCCTTCATGCATATTGTCTAATATCTTAGCATCTGTGGCACTGTATTGGATCCTCCTTGATGCTTGAGCTGTATACGTACGTCGTTTTCATCCaccagccccccaccccatgtGAGGTTGCATGCTCTGCTCCCACAAGGAGCTTCTGCAGCATcaattgttatgaaaactgtGCTGGCGAGCTACAACCCCCCACAGCCATTGTTGTGTCATTAAGGACTAGATTTGAGCCTTTACGCAGTACGCAAGGGTAGAACAGCAGGGAGATAAGCAAATTAGTATTTGCACAAATATGAGCCTGGAAAGAAGGAAGCTGATTGGCAGGGAATAAGAAGGGGGGATCAAGAAAGCAAAGAATGAGATTTCCATTCTCAATACTTAAACACACATTAACACGTccatatttatgttttattctttatttttctattcattAGTCACAACTTCTTTTTATGGTCTGTACAGCATGGAAGGCGCACAGAACCAAAATATAGAATGCAACATGACTATTTACAAGTTGTAcagaataaataattaaatcaagTAAAGTAAAAAAGCTACAGAGTGTGTGCTTATATGGAATCCTGAATAATGTCCAAGTTTAGAATGTCAGTCACTGACTGTCTTTTGCTTGTAAGAGTCAGAAAAGGGAAACTCATTCTTTTGCAACATTCCAGTCCAGTTTGCAACATTGGTTCAAATTAGGCAAATTgtgactggatttttttttggagcagatgaagaacaaattaaaataaaacaaaatcagaagGATTCAGTTGATTGTCATGCACTATCTTGTGGCATCTGATtagtgcaatgtttttttttttttttttaacaatagtaCTGTATAACAGATTGTATTTCCAAGTGCTCTATTTGTTTATTTAGACAACGAACCCCTACTCTATGTGACCTATCCACAcatttgtataaaaataaattctgtgATACGTCTTCAGTGTATAGGACAGGAGCGTTGACAAGGGAAGACATTATAACCATACTTCTTTATTTCTGATGTACACTTATGTTGCTGACCCGAAAAATCCACCACCAAAGATACACTCCCTGGCTCATGGCACAATGAGCATTCTGGTTCGAGCAATCCAGCTGGCTTATGCTGACAGAGGGTGTAATCAGGTCAGACCCGGAGTGAGGATAGActgattaaaaagaaattctAGGTCAAATGGTGATTCAAATTCACTGTTTTCTAACATCTGCTTTATCCTGAATGGATGGTCTGGATGAGGGCAGAGTCTTTGCTGATCGATTCATCTGCGAGCCGTGGATACTGCATGGGTTAAGAAAATAGTCTATTTATGTTATATTTGGCCCAAAAAGTACACCTTCCACAGGCTACATCACGTggctgtaaatgaaaaataaaatatctgcgCAGTTACATTCTGTGCTACAGTTTGACTTAAAGTGACATGCCTGTGACAGATAATTTCACACTGTGGAAAATAGAAGAGGGCAAAGAAGGCAAGGCACTTGCTTCAAAACGTCACACTTGGTCTCCGATGGAGCTCAGTTATATGCCGGTTGGTGCTCTACAATCTCCAAGTAGTCTGGCTCAGTATGTAAATTGGCCTTGAGTTCAAAGTACTCATTCTTAGTTTGCTCAACCATGACCTTACGCGGCCGGGAGTACATAATTGTCTCCATTAACTTTAACTCCTCCTGGTTCCCTGGGACCTGTCTTTCTACAGCAGGCTGAAGATGGGCCATATTTTTTCGAAGGTACTCCGTTATTCCAAGCTGCTGCagctctttctctcgctctagGATATTCCTATACAAGGAGTTGGGGTCTCCAAGCGTAACAAACTCAGCAGGGCATTCCGCTGCCATGTGTTTGAACTTGGAGCTCGGGTTTCCTGTAAGTGGGGAAGTGTTCTCTTTCTCCATGATACTCCGGCAGACAAGATTCTTGGAGCTGGATTGGTCCAGGCCATAATCCAGATCTGTATCGCGATCTTTGTGCTGAGAGCAGTAGGTGGGGTTGCGACATATCTGCACAACGGGACTGTGCGATCGCTCCTCATACAGTGTGGCAGAACCAGGTCTTTGTGTCAGAGTGTGATGTGTAGTTTTCTGTCCATACATGCTATAATGTAAGTGGATCGGGCTACTGCTGCTGTTTTCTCTTGGATGATCTCCTACTACTTTTCTTTTCGttctgcggcgcctcctgtgcACCACAAACACAACCAGCCCGGCTGAGCAGAATATAATCATTAGGACTAAAACAAGAAGGCTTAGGATGAGCACAGAGAGCGGGACAGTATCTGTGATAGAGTTGAGCAAGCCGGTGCCACTGCCTTCAGGGCCCAGCGTGGCAGTCACGCTTTCCTCTCCATCTGGAACCAAAGAGTGGGTGCCCAAACCGGGGCACAGCACTTCATGACGAAGGTTTCTAAGATCAGCGTGCATCACTTTCTTTGGGGTGTGACACAAAATGGAGCCCACTACTGTgtcttttctcagtttttccaCCCACTGTTTCAAGCTAAACAAGTCACAGCTGCAGTCCCAAGGGTTGTCCTCTAAATAAATCAGTTCTAATGAGTCGAGTTGATCAAGCACGTTGCTCACTGGCAGGTGCATAAACAGATTTTTCCTCAGATTTAATTTAGTGAGGGGTGCGTTGCGAAATATCTGTGCAGGAAGCGAGCTGAGCAGGTTGTTGTTTAATGACAACAGATTAAGGTTGGGCAGGGGATTAAATGTGCCTGGAGCGATGTCCTTGATAAGGTTATATTCCAGATACAGGTATTCGAGATTGTGGAGACCCACAAACATTGTCGAGTGCAGTTTTTCAATGCGGTTGCCATTCAAATGCAATTTCCTTAAACTGCTTAAACTAAGGAAAGTCTCATTGTCAATATAATCAATTCTATTGTTTGCCAAGTTGAGCAGTTCCAAGCCATCATGTGTAACAAAATCATACCTGTAGAGTTTCTGAATCATATTTCCTGTCATTACCAATTTAGTCGGGCTTTGAGGAGGCACTCCGATATCTGAAACCTTTTCAATTCCTCTGTCTTGACAATGCATCAAAAACCCTGCCACTGGGTAATTGTGACATGAACAATGGTCTACACAAGGACTACCTGGAATGTGAGACGGTGTTGGTAGCTTGGCGTCATCTTTGGCATCAGTCAGTTTGGGAATCTGTGCCCCTCTGGATGATGGTGTGACAACCATATCCAGTGACTTAGAGGGCTCCTCTAAATTGATATCTATGTGGGATGGACAGAGAGTTTCTCGCTTGACTTTAGCTAAGATGGTCCCCTTGAAGTTGTCTGGTGTGCTGCAAACCACTTCCCCAATAGCAGATTGGCCCCTCATATTTTCCATCCAGATTTTTAGATGCAAAATATCACAGTCACACACCCAGTCATTGTCCTCCAAGAGTAGTTCCATAATCCGTCCAATATGTTCTAAAAATCCAACATAAGGCAGTGTCTGGAGTTTATTGCCACGCAGGTCCAGGTGGGTGAGAGGCACAAAACGAAAAATGTTGTTTGGTAAAAACTCAATGGAATTATCATTGAGGATTAGGACCTTGAGGCGGATCAGTTTGTTGAAGGCCCCTGGTTCGATGACCCGAATGAAATTTGTGTCCGCTTGGAGAAACTCCAGATTCCCCAGGCCTTGAAAAGTGTCCTCTTTGAGTGTGATGAGGAAATTTCTATTGATGTGGAGTTTTTTCAGTGAACCAAGAGTACTAAAGACCCCTGGTTCTAACTCTTGTATACTATTACCGCCGACGTGTAGAGAAAGGGCATTCTTGAGCGCAATCATTTCTTCTGTACGAAGCTCAACCAAGTCATTTTTGTAAAGATTCAAATGGAAAGGGACATTTGACAGAACTTTTATTTGGGAGATTGTACTGATGTTTCTCTGCTCGCAGTTAATATAGAAGATACCCTCCTTTACCTCGCAAGAGCACAAGGAGTCACAAGACTCGCTAATGAAGGTTGACGGCTGTAAGGGATGGGAATCTTGGGAATGGACCACCCTTAAAAGCGAGATGATGAAAATGACGCAGGAAAACATGATGGTCTGCGACACctgtgaaaacaaaaagtggatggGGAGCGTAAAGGGGAACAAAACTGttagttttcatgttttaaaatcTTACAACAAAACTTAATTTCAAGGTTTCATTATACTGTACAGCGTAGATAAAATGTCTACAAAGGTTTACGACAGGAAAATGTCGCAGCTAATGGTAACACAAATAACAGACTGTTACAGATGGTAAATACCAGTTTCAAAGGCTGAAAGACAACACAGTGATGCCATCTCTCTTATGACTCACAGTTGGATAATGGTGCGCTTGAAAACATGCCTCTTCTTTGACTCAGTGTTTGGCCCTGCCTATGCTATGCATCTATATGACTCATATAGAGCTACTCTGTCCAAATGTCATCTCATCTCTAACTCAAGAACACATAAGAACTTTTCAACCAGTTATCTCTCAACCGTACAGAATACATATCAACACAAATGATGGCATTAGCATTAGTCATACTTCAACATAATGTAtccattaatttaattaaaatgacaacaGACCACAGATCAAAAGCTGAATACTTTTCATTAACTGTGTGACATGTTGAATCATGTGTACTGTAAATAATGATGGGAATGCCTTCTTTCCAGACTCAACATCTGGAATGCCTCATGGAACAACACTAAGAAACTGTATTATTCGTCAATCAAAGCCTACAATCCTTTCATAAATAATATTGGGTTTTACATGAGGAGGATGTTTGGTGACGATCGCAGATCAGCAAGGCTGAACACGATGATAACGAATCactgatccgatcacaagatggagcaatgtgttgatgtaaatgacctgttcatttactgtatacacttgtgtacttatttgctcaaaataattcaataaattcaaagtatctttgttcatctatttatgccagtgagacaTAGTGACAAGCAGAACAAATTAACAGTCTTCTGTTAGATGGCAGCAAGTACATTCAGCAATtctatgtgacatttttgtttgttgttgtgcaaTGAGATCTTTCAATTctaaagtatgtgccttgggtCCAAAAAGGTTACGTGTCGTCTTAGCTCTCCTATTGCAGATTCCTAAccatatatttacagtactatgtcagaagacaaagaataaaatactatataaatactattatgtaaaaataaactggcttttagattcagatatactgtgcaccATGGTGACGCAGATTAAATGCCTGTTTTGGAGCCTGTCAATAATGGTGAATAGTGACATTAAAACCGATCGGAAAAAATTGTCAGTTATCGGCCGATTCCGATCAGGCCGATAAAATAGGAGTAAAATATAATTGATATTGTTCTTTCCTACTTCCTTACTaattacagttctgaggactgggtttcaaatcattgcccaacctgtgtggagtttgcatgttttccctgtccCTGAGTGAGTTTTGTCAgggtactcaggtttcctcccacatcccaaaaacatgcaataattggagattctaaattgcctataggcaTGATTGTTACtgttgaatgattgtttgtttctatgtgctctgtgattggctggcaaaaagttcagggtgtaccccacctcttgctcgaagatagctgggataggctccaacactcccgcgacccttgtgaggataagtggctcagataatggatggatgatatcatTTCATTCAGCGAATGTTGCTTTGCTTAATGCTACTACTTAATGTGAAACGCAATAGGTCAGCTAACTTTTGCATTAATTTTACCCTAATCACAAACTTTTAAACAACTATCTGTACTAcaataacacacacatacacacacaaacagagcaGACAACAAGACTCACAGTCATAAATTATTTTTGCTCTGTAGGAACTACTATTAGTTGGAGACCTTCTCTGTCCTTTTTGCTTGCTCTTTTTTACATGCCACGTCACTTCCAGTGGACCTCAGTGTGTCTTTGCATGTTGGAGCACATCTCTCAGTTCAgactctgttaaaaaaaaaaaaaaaaaaaaaaaaaaacatctaaaccCATCAGTTAAAAATGTACGATATACAATAGTTGTGGCCGCAAAGGATACACTGCAAATCTCCACCCTTTCCAGCATTTAAGATGTTCTAAGAATAGTTCTGCTTTCTCTCtcattgtttaacacaatgtcttACAATGTGAACATCCTTGCCACAATTGACGTAATTCCAAGGTCACTTTCCAGACACAACACAGACACTGAAGCTTTGCAAAAGTGTGAAGCACAGTTATTACAGAGGACATTTTCAGATTAATATGAATGAAACACCAAAGCCAGGAATCATACATGACTCCTCTtaacaaaaacagacaactaaataaataacattgttagttaaatatttttcaagacaGATCTAAACATATTCATGAGATTACATCTTTCGTACTTCAGACAGTCTAAAAATCAGTTTCCACTTAAAGGACAATCGATGAACACAGTACTGAAAAACTGACCCCGTATATTATTGACAAATCTCAACACAAGAGTTTGTACTAAGCTTCCTCGTCTCCTTACTTTTGTAATGGGAGTACATCTTACTTATTTCTTAGTAACACAAATTTGAATCCTTAATTAGGTAACTGCAATATTAATTATAGACCCTGGTCTACTTTGTAGCTTTGAGgtgcctttttttgtggcacatGGAATGGCTAAGGCCAAGATAAAGTA
This DNA window, taken from Syngnathoides biaculeatus isolate LvHL_M chromosome 2, ASM1980259v1, whole genome shotgun sequence, encodes the following:
- the slitrk6 gene encoding SLIT and NTRK-like protein 6 isoform X3; its protein translation is MFSCVIFIISLLRVVHSQDSHPLQPSTFISESCDSLCSCEVKEGIFYINCEQRNISTISQIKVLSNVPFHLNLYKNDLVELRTEEMIALKNALSLHVGGNSIQELEPGVFSTLGSLKKLHINRNFLITLKEDTFQGLGNLEFLQADTNFIRVIEPGAFNKLIRLKVLILNDNSIEFLPNNIFRFVPLTHLDLRGNKLQTLPYVGFLEHIGRIMELLLEDNDWVCDCDILHLKIWMENMRGQSAIGEVVCSTPDNFKGTILAKVKRETLCPSHIDINLEEPSKSLDMVVTPSSRGAQIPKLTDAKDDAKLPTPSHIPGSPCVDHCSCHNYPVAGFLMHCQDRGIEKVSDIGVPPQSPTKLVMTGNMIQKLYRYDFVTHDGLELLNLANNRIDYIDNETFLSLSSLRKLHLNGNRIEKLHSTMFVGLHNLEYLYLEYNLIKDIAPGTFNPLPNLNLLSLNNNLLSSLPAQIFRNAPLTKLNLRKNLFMHLPVSNVLDQLDSLELIYLEDNPWDCSCDLFSLKQWVEKLRKDTVVGSILCHTPKKVMHADLRNLRHEVLCPGLGTHSLVPDGEESVTATLGPEGSGTGLLNSITDTVPLSVLILSLLVLVLMIIFCSAGLVVFVVHRRRRRTKRKVVGDHPRENSSSSPIHLHYSMYGQKTTHHTLTQRPGSATLYEERSHSPVVQICRNPTYCSQHKDRDTDLDYGLDQSSSKNLVCRSIMEKENTSPLTGNPSSKFKHMAAECPAEFVTLGDPNSLYRNILEREKELQQLGITEYLRKNMAHLQPAVERQVPGNQEELKLMETIMYSRPRKVMVEQTKNEYFELKANLHTEPDYLEIVEHQPAYN
- the slitrk6 gene encoding SLIT and NTRK-like protein 6 isoform X2, producing the protein MTVSQTIMFSCVIFIISLLRVVHSQDSHPLQPSTFISESCDSLCSCEVKEGIFYINCEQRNISTISQIKVLSNVPFHLNLYKNDLVELRTEEMIALKNALSLHVGGNSIQELEPGVFSTLGSLKKLHINRNFLITLKEDTFQGLGNLEFLQADTNFIRVIEPGAFNKLIRLKVLILNDNSIEFLPNNIFRFVPLTHLDLRGNKLQTLPYVGFLEHIGRIMELLLEDNDWVCDCDILHLKIWMENMRGQSAIGEVVCSTPDNFKGTILAKVKRETLCPSHIDINLEEPSKSLDMVVTPSSRGAQIPKLTDAKDDAKLPTPSHIPGSPCVDHCSCHNYPVAGFLMHCQDRGIEKVSDIGVPPQSPTKLVMTGNMIQKLYRYDFVTHDGLELLNLANNRIDYIDNETFLSLSSLRKLHLNGNRIEKLHSTMFVGLHNLEYLYLEYNLIKDIAPGTFNPLPNLNLLSLNNNLLSSLPAQIFRNAPLTKLNLRKNLFMHLPVSNVLDQLDSLELIYLEDNPWDCSCDLFSLKQWVEKLRKDTVVGSILCHTPKKVMHADLRNLRHEVLCPGLGTHSLVPDGEESVTATLGPEGSGTGLLNSITDTVPLSVLILSLLVLVLMIIFCSAGLVVFVVHRRRRRTKRKVVGDHPRENSSSSPIHLHYSMYGQKTTHHTLTQRPGSATLYEERSHSPVVQICRNPTYCSQHKDRDTDLDYGLDQSSSKNLVCRSIMEKENTSPLTGNPSSKFKHMAAECPAEFVTLGDPNSLYRNILEREKELQQLGITEYLRKNMAHLQPAVERQVPGNQEELKLMETIMYSRPRKVMVEQTKNEYFELKANLHTEPDYLEIVEHQPAYN
- the slitrk6 gene encoding SLIT and NTRK-like protein 6 isoform X1, with the translated sequence MDLMTEVSQTIMFSCVIFIISLLRVVHSQDSHPLQPSTFISESCDSLCSCEVKEGIFYINCEQRNISTISQIKVLSNVPFHLNLYKNDLVELRTEEMIALKNALSLHVGGNSIQELEPGVFSTLGSLKKLHINRNFLITLKEDTFQGLGNLEFLQADTNFIRVIEPGAFNKLIRLKVLILNDNSIEFLPNNIFRFVPLTHLDLRGNKLQTLPYVGFLEHIGRIMELLLEDNDWVCDCDILHLKIWMENMRGQSAIGEVVCSTPDNFKGTILAKVKRETLCPSHIDINLEEPSKSLDMVVTPSSRGAQIPKLTDAKDDAKLPTPSHIPGSPCVDHCSCHNYPVAGFLMHCQDRGIEKVSDIGVPPQSPTKLVMTGNMIQKLYRYDFVTHDGLELLNLANNRIDYIDNETFLSLSSLRKLHLNGNRIEKLHSTMFVGLHNLEYLYLEYNLIKDIAPGTFNPLPNLNLLSLNNNLLSSLPAQIFRNAPLTKLNLRKNLFMHLPVSNVLDQLDSLELIYLEDNPWDCSCDLFSLKQWVEKLRKDTVVGSILCHTPKKVMHADLRNLRHEVLCPGLGTHSLVPDGEESVTATLGPEGSGTGLLNSITDTVPLSVLILSLLVLVLMIIFCSAGLVVFVVHRRRRRTKRKVVGDHPRENSSSSPIHLHYSMYGQKTTHHTLTQRPGSATLYEERSHSPVVQICRNPTYCSQHKDRDTDLDYGLDQSSSKNLVCRSIMEKENTSPLTGNPSSKFKHMAAECPAEFVTLGDPNSLYRNILEREKELQQLGITEYLRKNMAHLQPAVERQVPGNQEELKLMETIMYSRPRKVMVEQTKNEYFELKANLHTEPDYLEIVEHQPAYN